In Allomuricauda ruestringensis DSM 13258, the following proteins share a genomic window:
- a CDS encoding lipocalin family protein, protein MKQLKVFLLAFLAMACSKDDASDSGKTDLIVGTWNPSGRGTIYSDGASQFYGHKYFCTTQGNYSFKKDGSFRVETFDGTENDCFSTGVTTGTWENQGESYHFKIITDTSDTSDEGNGANITIQFPDSDTMRWIFENDSEEVDYSFEEYVRVEE, encoded by the coding sequence ATGAAACAATTAAAAGTTTTCCTTTTAGCCTTTTTAGCGATGGCCTGTAGTAAAGATGATGCGAGTGATTCAGGAAAAACCGATCTGATTGTCGGTACGTGGAACCCATCTGGCAGGGGGACCATTTATAGTGATGGCGCAAGTCAGTTTTATGGGCATAAATATTTCTGTACCACCCAAGGGAATTATTCTTTTAAGAAAGATGGTAGTTTTAGAGTGGAAACATTTGATGGTACCGAAAATGATTGTTTCAGTACTGGGGTTACTACGGGTACTTGGGAAAATCAAGGTGAGTCGTATCATTTCAAAATTATTACAGATACTTCGGATACATCTGATGAAGGAAATGGGGCCAACATTACTATCCAATTCCCTGATTCTGATACCATGCGCTGGATTTTTGAAAATGATTCAGAAGAAGTGGATTACAGTTTTGAAGAGTATGTCCGAGTGGAAGAATAA
- a CDS encoding porin family protein, with product MKKANLLIAVLICFTASAQFDNNFGVKAGTNYSQFRPDVEYYNGEKVQDFQGKLGYYVGGFFNIAISDKSSIRPELLFANQGTTSKEFYVDFFYEEEGEVVNKVNDLMILLPVSYRLALVDFLFLEVGIQPGYTLKRTVVVKEVSFEPSWEGERATYSNFDRFDFSLNGGLGFDLTDQMELNLRYSYGLIERDDIIKTSVISLGLGFNL from the coding sequence ATGAAAAAAGCAAACCTACTTATTGCAGTATTGATTTGTTTTACCGCATCGGCACAATTCGATAATAACTTTGGTGTCAAAGCTGGAACTAACTATTCCCAATTTAGACCAGATGTGGAATATTATAATGGTGAAAAAGTTCAGGACTTCCAAGGAAAATTAGGCTATTATGTTGGTGGTTTTTTTAATATCGCTATTTCTGATAAATCAAGCATAAGGCCAGAATTACTATTTGCAAATCAAGGGACAACTTCAAAAGAATTTTATGTGGACTTCTTTTATGAAGAAGAAGGTGAAGTTGTAAATAAGGTAAATGATTTGATGATTTTATTGCCTGTTAGCTATAGGTTAGCATTGGTCGATTTTTTATTTCTAGAGGTTGGTATTCAGCCAGGATATACGCTTAAAAGAACCGTAGTGGTAAAGGAAGTCTCTTTTGAACCTTCCTGGGAAGGTGAAAGGGCGACATATTCTAACTTTGATAGGTTTGATTTTAGTCTAAATGGGGGACTAGGTTTTGATCTCACTGATCAAATGGAGTTGAATTTGAGATATAGTTATGGCTTGATAGAGCGAGACGATATCATTAAAACCTCCGTAATCAGTTTGGGACTAGGATTCAATCTTTAA